From a single Kitasatospora azatica KCTC 9699 genomic region:
- a CDS encoding APC family permease encodes MVSQVSAFDRSNTVVASAVPADPGADIPARSRLRAWLLEGLSDMAKQHPGPHAEVPEAHQGQRWWRVMCLTGLDYFSTLGYQPGIAALAAGLLSPIATIVLVVVTLLGALPVYRRVAQESPHGEGSIAMLERLLSFWKGKLFVLALLGFAATDFIITITLSAADATAHLVENPHLSSALGGHEVLITLLLVALLGGVFLKGFSEAIGVAVVLVALYLALNVVVVAVGFWHVITAPQLVTDWSHALTAEHGNIFAMIGVSLVVFPKLALGLSGFETGVAVMPHVKGDPGDTEERPTGRIRGTRKLLTTAAIIMSIFLITTSFITTVLIPADEFKTGGQANGRALAFLAHKYLGGGFGSVYDLSTIAILWFAGASAMAGLLNLMPRYLPRYGMAPHWARAVRPMVLVLTGVAFLITWIFDANVDKQGGAYATGVLVLISSAAIAVTIAARKARQRGWTWAFAAISVVFLYTTVINVAERPDGVKIGACFIVAIILLSLLSRLARAFELRVTDVVLDPTAERFLRDAGHRTIRLIANEPNNRDQDEYREKKRQIRADNDIPADDDVVFVEVIVRDPSEFESELQVRGEVLHGRYRVLVVESSSVPNALAALLMHVRDLTGRQPHMYFEWTEGNPLAQFLRFFLFGQGEVAPVTREVLREAEPDRSRRPRVHVG; translated from the coding sequence ATGGTCAGCCAGGTCAGTGCATTCGACAGGAGTAACACGGTGGTCGCCTCAGCAGTTCCGGCCGATCCCGGCGCCGATATCCCGGCCCGGAGCCGTCTGCGCGCCTGGTTGCTGGAGGGCCTGTCGGACATGGCCAAGCAGCATCCGGGCCCGCACGCCGAGGTGCCGGAGGCGCACCAGGGTCAGCGCTGGTGGCGGGTCATGTGCCTGACCGGGCTGGACTACTTCTCCACCCTCGGGTACCAGCCGGGCATCGCCGCGCTCGCCGCCGGCCTGCTCTCGCCGATCGCCACCATCGTGCTGGTCGTCGTCACCCTGCTGGGCGCGCTGCCGGTGTACCGCCGGGTGGCCCAGGAGAGCCCGCACGGCGAGGGCTCGATCGCGATGCTGGAGCGGCTGCTGTCGTTCTGGAAGGGCAAGCTCTTCGTCCTCGCGCTGCTCGGCTTCGCGGCCACCGACTTCATCATCACCATCACCCTGTCGGCCGCCGACGCCACCGCCCACCTGGTGGAGAACCCGCACCTGAGCAGCGCGCTCGGCGGGCACGAGGTGCTGATCACGCTGCTGCTGGTGGCGCTGCTCGGCGGCGTCTTCCTCAAGGGCTTCAGCGAGGCGATCGGCGTCGCCGTGGTCCTGGTCGCGCTCTACCTCGCGCTGAACGTCGTGGTGGTGGCGGTCGGCTTCTGGCACGTGATCACCGCGCCCCAGCTGGTCACCGACTGGTCGCACGCGCTGACCGCCGAGCACGGCAACATCTTCGCGATGATCGGCGTCTCGCTGGTGGTCTTCCCCAAGCTGGCGCTCGGCCTGTCCGGGTTCGAGACCGGCGTCGCGGTGATGCCGCACGTCAAGGGCGACCCCGGGGACACCGAGGAGCGGCCCACCGGGCGGATCCGCGGCACCCGCAAGCTGCTGACCACGGCGGCGATCATCATGAGCATCTTCCTGATCACCACCAGCTTCATCACCACCGTGCTGATCCCGGCCGACGAGTTCAAGACCGGTGGCCAGGCCAACGGCCGGGCGCTGGCCTTCCTGGCCCACAAGTACCTCGGCGGCGGCTTCGGCAGCGTCTACGACCTGTCCACCATCGCCATCCTCTGGTTCGCCGGCGCCTCGGCGATGGCCGGCCTGCTCAACCTGATGCCGCGCTACCTGCCGCGCTACGGCATGGCCCCGCACTGGGCCCGCGCGGTGCGCCCGATGGTGCTGGTGCTCACCGGCGTCGCCTTCCTGATCACCTGGATCTTCGACGCCAACGTCGACAAGCAGGGCGGCGCCTACGCCACCGGCGTGCTGGTACTGATCAGCTCGGCCGCCATCGCCGTCACCATCGCCGCCCGCAAGGCCCGCCAGCGCGGCTGGACCTGGGCCTTCGCGGCCATCTCGGTGGTCTTCCTCTACACCACGGTGATCAACGTCGCCGAGCGGCCGGACGGCGTCAAGATCGGTGCCTGCTTCATCGTCGCGATCATCCTGCTCTCGCTGCTCTCCCGGCTGGCCCGCGCCTTCGAACTGCGGGTCACCGACGTGGTGCTGGACCCCACCGCCGAGCGGTTCCTGCGCGACGCCGGGCACCGCACCATCCGCCTGATCGCCAACGAGCCCAACAACCGCGACCAGGACGAGTACCGCGAGAAGAAGCGCCAGATCCGCGCGGACAACGACATCCCCGCCGACGACGACGTGGTCTTCGTCGAGGTGATCGTCCGCGACCCGTCCGAGTTCGAGTCCGAGCTGCAGGTGCGCGGCGAGGTGCTGCACGGCCGCTACCGGGTGCTGGTGGTGGAGAGCTCCAGCGTCCCCAACGCGCTGGCCGCGCTGCTGATGCACGTGCGGGACCTGACCGGGCGCCAGCCGCACATGTACTTCGAGTGGACCGAGGGCAACCCGCTGGCCCAGTTCCTGCGGTTCTTCCTGTTCGGGCAGGGCGAGGTCGCGCCGGTCACCCGCGAGGTGCTGCGGGAGGCCGAGCCGGACCGCAGCCGCCGGCCGCGGGTGCACGTCGGCTGA
- a CDS encoding NRAMP family divalent metal transporter, translated as MVAGPGLVAANAGNDAAGIATYASAGSQYVYGTLFFMVLVTVALVMVQEMAVRLGAYTGKGLGALIREQFSLRLTALAVCCLLLANTGLVVSEFAGIGAAVELLGVPKWLVIPPAAVLLWALVLFGSYRWAERIFLVMSLAFFAYPVAMVLGHPHWGDVGHHLVVPHLERSKEFILLAVALIGTTVSPYMQFYAAAGVVDRGAKPEDYKLIRADAVLGAVFACGISLTIIIATASVIGGTGPLQSAAQAAEALKPVAGHGAELLFALGLIGASALAGAVVPLSASYAVGEAAGVERSVSRSFRDAPLFLGLFTAQIALGAIVALTPVDVIQLLIGTQVLQGLISPIVLVYLLVLTNRRSLLGAAANGPRYRIAATTVVVGVAAMSTILLVQTVLGWFGLV; from the coding sequence ATGGTCGCCGGCCCCGGACTGGTCGCGGCCAACGCGGGCAACGACGCGGCCGGCATCGCCACCTACGCCTCGGCCGGCTCCCAGTACGTGTACGGCACGCTCTTCTTCATGGTGCTGGTCACCGTCGCACTGGTGATGGTCCAGGAGATGGCGGTGCGCCTGGGCGCCTACACCGGCAAGGGCCTGGGCGCGCTGATCCGTGAGCAGTTCAGCCTGCGGCTGACCGCGCTCGCGGTCTGCTGCCTGCTGCTGGCCAACACCGGCCTGGTGGTCTCCGAGTTCGCCGGAATCGGCGCCGCCGTCGAGCTGCTCGGGGTGCCCAAGTGGCTGGTCATCCCGCCGGCCGCGGTGCTGCTCTGGGCGCTGGTGCTGTTCGGCTCCTACCGCTGGGCCGAGCGGATCTTCCTGGTGATGTCGCTGGCCTTCTTCGCCTATCCGGTCGCCATGGTGCTCGGCCACCCGCACTGGGGCGACGTCGGGCACCACCTGGTGGTCCCGCACCTGGAGCGCAGCAAGGAGTTCATCCTGCTGGCGGTGGCGCTGATCGGCACCACGGTCAGCCCGTACATGCAGTTCTACGCGGCCGCCGGGGTGGTGGACCGGGGCGCCAAGCCGGAGGACTACAAGCTGATCCGGGCGGACGCGGTGCTCGGCGCGGTCTTCGCCTGCGGGATCAGTCTGACCATCATCATCGCCACCGCCTCGGTGATCGGCGGCACCGGACCGCTGCAGTCCGCCGCGCAGGCCGCCGAGGCGCTCAAGCCGGTGGCCGGGCACGGCGCCGAACTGCTCTTCGCGCTCGGCCTGATCGGTGCCTCGGCGCTGGCCGGCGCGGTGGTGCCGCTGTCGGCCAGCTACGCGGTGGGCGAGGCGGCCGGGGTGGAGCGCTCGGTCTCCCGCAGCTTCCGGGACGCACCGCTCTTCCTGGGCCTGTTCACCGCCCAGATCGCGCTCGGCGCGATCGTCGCGCTGACCCCGGTGGACGTGATCCAGCTGCTGATCGGTACTCAGGTGCTGCAGGGCCTGATCAGCCCGATCGTGCTGGTGTACCTGCTGGTGCTGACCAACCGGCGCTCGCTGCTGGGCGCCGCGGCCAACGGCCCGCGGTACCGGATCGCGGCCACCACCGTGGTGGTGGGGGTGGCCGCGATGTCGACCATCCTGCTGGTGCAGACGGTGCTGGGCTGGTTCGGCCTGGTCTGA
- a CDS encoding magnesium transporter MgtE N-terminal domain-containing protein: MATNTLFMSTTARLRDRKVDLELRATASRTVRSSLVSLAGLVGGPVTNQAGEEVGRVVDVVARLYGPDPYPPVTGLIIRIGRRRAFLAADKLDRVQAGQVRLRTARVDLRDFTRRPGEVLLARDVMDHQLVDVDGVQVTRAADLYLAPLTGRVVLVGVDVSLPTLLRRLGPRRWQVRPTPDRVLDWQSIAPFGAQATDGPAEVRLRASRSALHQLRPADLADILEDLGRTERQQLLGWLEPEQAADALEEMEPAELENLLREAPPEHAARLVDEMEPDEAIDALRDLQPGERETLLARMPAAEAAELRGLLAHREGTAGGAMTTLLVTARPEQTVAEVRAELAAQAEHRTEIAAVAVLDPQGRLLADISLYDLVVAEDTTLVADLTAWLAQFGRPVMVRPDTRLAEVADQLVAARAASLLVVDEADRPLGRILADDILDALLPERGRLHFRRFLQ, from the coding sequence TTGGCCACCAACACTCTGTTCATGTCCACCACGGCCCGTCTGCGCGACCGCAAGGTCGACCTGGAACTGCGCGCCACCGCCTCCCGGACCGTCCGCTCCTCGCTGGTCTCGCTGGCCGGCCTGGTCGGCGGCCCGGTCACCAACCAGGCCGGCGAGGAGGTCGGCCGCGTCGTGGACGTGGTCGCCCGGCTCTACGGCCCCGACCCGTACCCGCCGGTCACCGGTCTGATCATCCGGATCGGGCGCCGCCGGGCCTTCCTGGCCGCCGACAAGCTGGACCGGGTGCAGGCCGGGCAGGTGCGGCTGCGCACCGCCCGGGTCGACCTGCGCGACTTCACCCGCCGCCCCGGCGAGGTGCTGCTCGCCCGGGATGTGATGGACCATCAGCTGGTCGACGTGGACGGGGTGCAGGTCACCCGGGCCGCCGACCTCTACCTGGCGCCGCTGACCGGCCGGGTGGTGCTGGTCGGCGTGGACGTCTCGCTGCCCACCCTGCTGCGCCGGCTCGGCCCGCGCCGCTGGCAGGTCCGCCCGACCCCGGACCGGGTGCTGGACTGGCAGTCGATAGCCCCGTTCGGTGCCCAGGCCACCGACGGCCCGGCCGAGGTCCGGCTGCGCGCCTCCCGCTCGGCCCTGCACCAGCTGCGCCCGGCCGACCTGGCCGACATCCTGGAGGACCTCGGCCGCACCGAGCGCCAGCAGCTGCTGGGCTGGCTGGAGCCGGAGCAGGCGGCCGACGCGCTGGAGGAGATGGAACCGGCCGAGCTGGAGAACCTGCTGCGCGAGGCGCCGCCGGAGCACGCCGCCCGGCTGGTCGACGAGATGGAGCCGGACGAGGCCATCGACGCGCTGCGCGACCTGCAGCCCGGCGAGCGCGAGACCCTGCTGGCGCGGATGCCCGCCGCCGAGGCCGCCGAGCTGCGCGGCCTGCTCGCCCACCGGGAGGGCACCGCCGGTGGCGCGATGACCACCCTGCTGGTCACCGCCCGCCCCGAACAGACGGTCGCCGAGGTGCGGGCCGAGCTGGCCGCCCAGGCCGAGCACCGCACCGAGATCGCCGCGGTCGCGGTGCTGGACCCGCAGGGCCGGCTGCTCGCCGACATCTCGCTGTACGACCTGGTGGTGGCCGAGGACACCACCCTGGTGGCCGATCTGACGGCCTGGCTGGCCCAGTTCGGCCGGCCGGTCATGGTGCGCCCCGACACCCGGCTGGCCGAGGTCGCCGACCAGCTGGTCGCCGCCCGGGCCGCCTCGCTCCTCGTCGTCGACGAGGCGGACCGCCCGCTCGGGCGGATCCTGGCCGACGACATCCTGGACGCCCTGCTGCCCGAGCGCGGCCGCCTGCACTTCCGGAGGTTCCTGCAGTGA
- a CDS encoding MgtC/SapB family protein: MHTLTTLDFLVRLATGVACGALIGVERQWRARMAGLRTNALVAAGATLFVLYSEAVGDGGSPTRVASYVVSGIGFLGGGVILRDGAGVRGLNTAATLWCSAAVGVLAASGRLDLALLGTLAVLAVHLVLRPAGRLLDRAPAGGDDPDAAVRATVHLECDRQAENHIRALLLQALAASGLAPTGLRARRERGEATTVRATVAISGDVTTALEQVVSRLSLEPGVRDLHWHLEGEDASAGDEVLA, translated from the coding sequence GTGCACACCCTGACGACTCTCGACTTCCTGGTGCGACTCGCCACCGGTGTCGCCTGCGGCGCGCTGATCGGCGTGGAGCGCCAGTGGCGCGCCCGGATGGCGGGCCTGCGCACCAACGCGCTGGTCGCGGCCGGCGCCACCCTGTTCGTTCTGTACAGCGAGGCGGTCGGCGACGGCGGCAGCCCGACCCGGGTCGCCTCCTATGTGGTCTCGGGCATCGGATTCCTCGGCGGTGGCGTGATCCTGCGCGACGGCGCCGGGGTCCGCGGCCTCAACACCGCCGCCACCCTGTGGTGTTCGGCGGCGGTCGGGGTACTGGCCGCCTCCGGGCGGCTCGACCTGGCGCTGCTGGGCACGCTGGCGGTGCTCGCCGTCCACCTGGTGCTCCGCCCGGCCGGCCGGCTGCTGGACCGGGCACCGGCCGGCGGCGACGACCCCGACGCCGCTGTGCGCGCCACCGTCCACCTGGAGTGCGACCGCCAGGCCGAGAACCACATCCGGGCCCTGCTGCTGCAGGCGCTGGCCGCCTCCGGCCTGGCCCCCACCGGGCTGCGCGCCCGCCGTGAGCGCGGCGAGGCGACCACCGTGCGCGCCACCGTCGCGATCAGTGGGGACGTCACGACCGCACTGGAGCAGGTGGTCAGCCGGCTCTCGCTGGAGCCGGGCGTGCGCGATCTGCACTGGCATCTGGAGGGCGAGGACGCGAGCGCCGGGGACGAGGTGCTCGCATGA
- a CDS encoding COG4705 family protein produces the protein MVLLYERGAVISGITVTESPRQRAAAPSASALLTKVPAVTAVFWLTKVLTTGMGETTSDYLARTVGPVPAVAGAALLLAGSLALQLRTRRYVVGVYWLAVVMVSVFGTMAADVLHVAVGVPYLASTIGFSVVLLALFALWYRVEGTLSVHSITGLRRELFYWAAVMTTFALGTAVGDLTASTVGLGYLSSGFLFAALIAVPALAYRWLRLGPILAFWWAYVLTRPLGASFADWVGVSKQRGGLDLGTGPVSLAVGVVVLGLVVLLSRRERGTSA, from the coding sequence ATGGTCCTCCTGTACGAGAGGGGTGCCGTCATCTCCGGCATCACGGTCACCGAGTCCCCGCGGCAGCGAGCCGCCGCTCCCTCCGCCAGCGCCCTGCTGACCAAGGTCCCGGCGGTGACGGCGGTCTTCTGGCTCACCAAGGTCCTCACCACCGGTATGGGCGAGACGACTTCGGACTACCTGGCGCGCACGGTCGGCCCGGTCCCGGCGGTGGCCGGGGCGGCCCTGCTGCTGGCCGGCTCGCTGGCGCTGCAGTTGCGCACCCGCCGCTACGTGGTGGGCGTCTACTGGCTGGCCGTGGTGATGGTGAGCGTCTTCGGCACCATGGCGGCCGACGTGCTGCATGTGGCGGTCGGCGTCCCGTACCTGGCCTCGACGATCGGCTTCTCGGTCGTCCTGCTGGCGCTCTTCGCCCTCTGGTACCGGGTCGAGGGCACCCTCTCGGTGCACAGCATCACCGGTCTTCGCCGTGAACTCTTCTACTGGGCCGCGGTGATGACCACCTTCGCGCTCGGTACCGCGGTCGGCGACCTGACCGCCTCCACCGTGGGCCTCGGCTACCTGAGTTCCGGCTTCCTGTTCGCCGCCCTGATCGCCGTTCCCGCGCTGGCCTACCGCTGGCTGCGGCTCGGCCCGATCCTCGCCTTCTGGTGGGCCTATGTGCTGACCCGCCCGCTGGGCGCCTCGTTCGCCGACTGGGTCGGCGTCAGCAAGCAGCGCGGCGGGCTCGACCTGGGCACCGGGCCGGTCAGCCTGGCGGTGGGCGTGGTGGTGCTCGGCCTGGTGGTGCTGCTGAGCCGGCGCGAGCGGGGCACGAGCGCTTAG
- a CDS encoding helix-turn-helix domain-containing protein: protein MAETAGRAEAAGRAEAAGRAEAAGRAAVRRVMERMRADPAVLQGAVDAARAGSPQVAALPEQEVKRHIAALLAAVSSAFIDTGGLAREQVGSAARLAADRAVQGVPLGALLDGFRAARTQVFRCVADRLDGTELPFRSLVEVLVELDSYAGELQQRLIVAYRETELRLLATSRAARIQALREVLVDGATDRLAAAGLDPAGRYHLLVADVGDPQLVREGSRPDALSALVEGYLCVVAERADPVLAPPVPDLTVHSPLVAAVDLPAVHRLCRAALTAARRRGLSGGRRLTELAPAVAADGAAAMGPLLAAELLAGLDATDALHRQLARTALGYLDHGSRIDRTARALHVHPNTVKHRLRRLGELTSFGEPPPTGAVLAHALRWRWALASWLDEPWP from the coding sequence ATGGCGGAAACCGCGGGACGAGCCGAGGCCGCGGGAAGGGCCGAGGCCGCGGGACGAGCCGAGGCCGCCGGGCGGGCGGCGGTGCGCCGGGTGATGGAGCGGATGCGGGCCGACCCGGCGGTGCTGCAGGGCGCGGTGGACGCCGCCCGCGCCGGGTCGCCGCAGGTGGCCGCGCTGCCCGAGCAGGAGGTCAAGCGGCACATCGCGGCGCTGCTGGCCGCCGTGTCGAGCGCCTTCATCGACACCGGCGGCCTGGCCCGGGAACAGGTGGGCTCCGCCGCCCGGTTGGCCGCCGACCGGGCGGTGCAGGGCGTCCCGCTGGGCGCGCTGCTGGACGGCTTCCGGGCGGCCCGCACCCAGGTGTTCCGCTGCGTGGCGGACCGGCTGGACGGGACCGAGCTGCCGTTCCGCTCCCTGGTCGAGGTGCTGGTCGAACTCGACTCCTACGCGGGCGAGTTGCAGCAGCGCCTGATCGTCGCCTACCGGGAGACCGAGCTGCGACTGCTGGCCACCAGCCGGGCGGCCAGGATCCAGGCGCTGCGCGAGGTGCTGGTGGACGGCGCCACGGACCGGCTGGCCGCCGCGGGGCTGGATCCGGCCGGCCGCTACCACCTGCTGGTGGCCGATGTGGGAGATCCCCAACTCGTCCGCGAGGGCAGCCGACCTGACGCTCTGTCAGCACTGGTGGAGGGCTACCTCTGCGTGGTGGCCGAGCGCGCGGACCCGGTGCTGGCCCCGCCGGTGCCCGATCTCACCGTCCACTCCCCGCTGGTGGCGGCGGTGGACCTGCCGGCCGTCCACCGGCTCTGCCGCGCGGCGCTCACCGCCGCCCGTCGGCGCGGCCTCAGCGGCGGCCGGCGGCTGACCGAACTGGCGCCGGCGGTGGCCGCGGACGGCGCGGCCGCGATGGGCCCGCTGCTGGCCGCGGAGTTGCTGGCCGGCCTGGACGCCACCGACGCCCTGCACCGCCAGCTGGCCCGCACCGCGCTGGGCTACCTCGACCACGGCAGCCGGATCGACCGCACCGCCCGGGCCCTGCACGTCCACCCGAACACCGTCAAGCACCGGCTGCGCAGGCTCGGCGAGCTCACCTCCTTCGGCGAACCACCGCCCACCGGTGCCGTCCTGGCGCACGCGCTGCGCTGGCGCTGGGCGCTGGCGAGTTGGCTGGACGAGCCCTGGCCATAG
- a CDS encoding YncE family protein, with product MSAPSWGRRLLRTCAALLPLVGTAAYGGSAHAAGLAGPDARDVVLVGNSQSGTVSFLDARTFANLGTFDVIPDLQQRLDQMDLIQRTGYAIVKQVEGGDRFVDDVALSPDGRTMYVSRGNLDDTVAYDLATHRQLWRTRLDGFHADHAALSPDGTRWVVSATTANEAQVLDTATGAVVGSFPTGSYPHQNDFTPDGKYVYNSSIGVVSMPQALEFLKGSFQLTKVDAATLKVVKTWSFPHGIRPNVLAADGTTFYTQESYLNGFVRYDLDSARTTATVTMPFSPAGHALAPDSYPKNSAHHGLALSGDQSLLCDVGTIDDYTAVVSTADLSTVGRVDYPTGSLPYWAVAGGQGGRYCFVSLSQADQVSVVDLGTAREVARVPVGVFPQRERLAQLPQSVLDSLSAQG from the coding sequence ATGTCTGCGCCGAGTTGGGGAAGGCGACTGCTGCGGACCTGTGCGGCCCTGCTGCCGTTGGTCGGCACCGCCGCGTACGGGGGCAGCGCCCACGCGGCCGGACTCGCCGGACCGGACGCCCGTGACGTGGTGCTGGTCGGCAACAGCCAGTCCGGCACCGTCTCCTTCCTGGACGCCCGCACCTTCGCCAACCTGGGCACCTTCGACGTGATCCCGGACCTGCAGCAGCGCCTCGACCAGATGGACCTGATCCAGCGCACCGGCTACGCGATCGTCAAGCAGGTCGAGGGCGGGGACCGGTTCGTCGACGATGTCGCGCTCTCGCCGGACGGGCGGACCATGTACGTCTCGCGCGGCAACCTGGACGACACGGTGGCCTACGACCTGGCCACCCACCGCCAGCTCTGGCGCACCCGGCTGGACGGCTTCCACGCCGACCACGCGGCGCTCTCCCCCGACGGCACCCGCTGGGTGGTCTCGGCCACCACCGCCAACGAGGCGCAGGTGCTGGACACCGCGACCGGTGCGGTGGTCGGCAGCTTCCCGACCGGCTCGTATCCGCACCAGAACGACTTCACGCCGGACGGGAAGTACGTCTACAACTCCAGCATCGGCGTGGTGTCGATGCCGCAGGCGCTGGAGTTCCTCAAGGGGAGCTTCCAGTTGACCAAGGTGGACGCGGCCACCCTCAAGGTGGTGAAGACCTGGAGCTTCCCGCACGGGATCCGGCCGAACGTGCTGGCGGCGGACGGCACCACCTTCTACACCCAGGAGTCGTACCTCAACGGCTTCGTCCGCTACGACCTCGACTCGGCCCGCACCACGGCCACCGTGACCATGCCGTTCAGCCCGGCGGGTCATGCGCTGGCGCCGGACAGCTACCCGAAGAACTCGGCGCACCACGGGCTGGCGCTCTCCGGCGACCAGAGCCTGCTCTGCGACGTGGGGACGATCGACGACTACACCGCGGTGGTCTCGACCGCGGACCTGAGCACCGTCGGGCGGGTCGACTACCCGACCGGGAGCCTGCCGTACTGGGCGGTGGCCGGCGGCCAGGGCGGCCGCTACTGCTTCGTCTCGCTGAGCCAGGCCGACCAGGTCTCGGTGGTCGACCTCGGCACCGCCCGCGAGGTGGCCCGGGTGCCGGTCGGGGTCTTCCCGCAGCGCGAGCGTCTGGCGCAACTGCCGCAGTCCGTGCTGGACTCCTTGTCCGCACAGGGGTAG
- a CDS encoding ArsR/SmtB family transcription factor has protein sequence MGGERVRYELTAALTGHSWDLTAGDRPPRLLLAAMERGEEYVSQRVADQLDQFWRLVLAPSWPRLRSRLENDITARSTAVTRDGLIPVIDQLSPKLRWRDGGLDLTNTHEITVRSDATIFVPSVFATTVLFCAGEPDGSPDPRRPLLVYPALPEPPAQPEQVDELIGPTRASLLAELSQPRTTGELAERVHLSPATVSYHLQILHRAGLLRRTRRSRSVLYQRLPGRTPASSA, from the coding sequence GTGGGTGGCGAGCGGGTCCGCTACGAGCTGACCGCCGCCCTCACCGGCCACTCCTGGGACCTGACCGCCGGCGACCGACCGCCCCGGCTGCTGCTGGCGGCGATGGAGCGCGGCGAGGAGTACGTCTCCCAGCGGGTCGCGGACCAACTGGACCAGTTCTGGCGGCTGGTGCTGGCCCCCAGCTGGCCGCGCCTACGGTCGCGGCTGGAGAACGACATCACCGCCCGGTCGACGGCGGTCACCCGGGACGGGCTGATCCCGGTGATCGACCAGCTGAGCCCGAAGCTGCGCTGGCGGGACGGCGGGCTCGACCTGACCAACACCCACGAGATCACGGTCCGGTCCGACGCCACGATCTTCGTGCCGAGCGTCTTCGCCACGACCGTCTTGTTCTGCGCCGGCGAACCCGACGGATCCCCCGACCCGCGCCGGCCGCTGCTCGTCTACCCCGCGCTGCCCGAACCGCCGGCCCAGCCCGAGCAGGTGGACGAACTGATCGGCCCCACCCGGGCTTCGCTGCTGGCCGAACTCAGCCAGCCGCGCACCACCGGCGAACTCGCCGAACGCGTGCACCTGAGCCCCGCGACCGTCTCCTACCACCTGCAGATCCTGCACCGGGCCGGGCTGCTGCGGCGCACCCGGCGCTCCCGCAGCGTGCTGTATCAGCGACTTCCGGGCAGGACCCCGGCGAGCTCGGCCTGA
- a CDS encoding purine-cytosine permease family protein: MTIDHSQHGSLVEQHGVDTIPEGERTSSPRDIVSILIGSNLAFGVVVFGWLPVSFGLSFWASTAALVVGTLLGIVLVAPLALISLRTATNLSTSSGAHFGVRGRLIGSLVGLLLSLGYTALALWVGGDVVVGALDRLLGLSPHGLVYVATYAVLAALSATAAVFGYRLLLKMEKLLMWSMSALLLLGLFAYLPHFNGSAHGHYLLGGFWATWLLAVVSAGLSGPIAFITLLGDYTRYVSPARHRTARVYWANAAGMFFGMLIPQVFGTFTAVATGAGNDYVGGLIAGAPVWFLVPLLINGLLGSAGNTGLMLYSMGLDLDAILPRATRLQATYVVAAVATVLVFAGHFVWNAQDAVTSFVLVLTAIGTPWAVITLAGFRRCRGEYDRESLQVLNRRSRGGIYWFRAGWNVPATVAWAVGSAIGLAAVDTPVYQGPLLHWTGGIDVSFVLACAVAWALYTVLSPRRESPIVEEARSIADQAELAGVLPGSR; encoded by the coding sequence ATGACGATCGACCATTCCCAGCACGGCTCCCTGGTGGAGCAGCACGGCGTCGACACCATCCCCGAGGGGGAGCGCACCAGCAGTCCGCGGGACATTGTCAGCATCCTGATCGGGTCCAACCTCGCCTTCGGTGTGGTGGTCTTCGGGTGGCTGCCGGTGTCGTTCGGGCTGTCGTTCTGGGCCAGCACGGCTGCGCTGGTGGTCGGGACGCTGCTCGGGATCGTGCTGGTGGCGCCGCTGGCGTTGATCTCGTTGCGGACCGCTACCAATCTGTCGACCAGCAGCGGGGCGCACTTCGGGGTGCGCGGGCGGCTGATCGGGTCGCTGGTGGGGTTGCTGCTCTCGCTGGGGTACACGGCGCTGGCGCTCTGGGTCGGCGGGGACGTGGTGGTCGGGGCGCTGGACCGGCTGCTGGGCCTGTCGCCGCACGGGCTGGTGTACGTGGCCACGTACGCGGTACTGGCGGCGCTGAGCGCCACCGCCGCCGTCTTCGGCTACCGGCTGCTGCTCAAGATGGAGAAGCTGCTGATGTGGTCGATGTCGGCGCTGCTGCTGCTCGGCCTGTTCGCCTACCTGCCGCACTTCAACGGCTCCGCGCACGGTCACTACCTGCTCGGCGGCTTCTGGGCGACCTGGCTGCTGGCGGTGGTTTCGGCGGGTCTGAGTGGACCGATCGCGTTCATCACGCTGCTCGGCGACTACACCCGTTATGTCTCCCCGGCCCGGCACCGCACGGCCCGGGTCTACTGGGCGAACGCGGCGGGGATGTTCTTCGGGATGCTGATCCCGCAGGTCTTCGGCACCTTCACGGCGGTGGCCACGGGGGCCGGCAACGACTACGTGGGCGGGCTGATCGCGGGGGCGCCGGTCTGGTTCCTGGTGCCGCTGCTGATCAACGGGCTGCTGGGCAGTGCGGGCAACACCGGTCTGATGCTCTACAGCATGGGCCTGGACCTGGACGCGATCCTGCCGCGGGCCACCAGGCTGCAGGCCACCTACGTGGTGGCGGCGGTGGCGACGGTGCTGGTCTTCGCCGGGCACTTCGTGTGGAACGCGCAGGACGCGGTGACCTCCTTCGTGCTGGTGCTGACCGCGATCGGCACCCCGTGGGCGGTGATCACCCTGGCCGGGTTCCGGCGCTGCCGGGGCGAGTACGACCGGGAGTCGCTGCAGGTGCTCAACAGGCGCAGCCGGGGCGGGATCTACTGGTTCCGGGCCGGCTGGAACGTACCGGCCACGGTGGCCTGGGCGGTCGGCAGCGCGATCGGTCTGGCCGCCGTGGACACCCCGGTCTACCAGGGGCCGCTGCTGCACTGGACGGGCGGGATCGACGTCAGCTTCGTGCTGGCCTGCGCGGTGGCGTGGGCGCTGTACACGGTGCTCTCGCCACGGCGGGAAAGCCCGATCGTCGAGGAAGCCCGGTCCATCGCCGATCAGGCCGAGCTCGCCGGGGTCCTGCCCGGAAGTCGCTGA